The Falco biarmicus isolate bFalBia1 chromosome 1, bFalBia1.pri, whole genome shotgun sequence DNA segment AAACTCCTGGACAAAGGTTTGATCTCAGATACAACAGTAGCACTGTGTCCCTCTGTCCCGGCAGCGTGCAAGTGGCggagaggaggaagggcagTACAGTGTGGGAAAGCCAGGAAGCAAactgggtattgtgaaggaaaCTTGTTGGGGGGGCACCGGgggaaaccaaaccaaaaaaaacatttacctCAAGGTTTTGTAAGCGGTTCGCCTGCCCTCCGTGACTCGCCAACTTCAGAGCTCCTTGGGGCATCATCCACACCTCCAGGGATTCTGCCTGCCCAGTTGCTGAATTCTGCACTTCCTGCATCACCAGGTAACCCTGGAAACGGTCGTCATAGAAATATAAGTGCACACTGGATGGGAAACCCCGGGGCTCAAATCTGGagagagacacagacagagagGTTGCACATCTGAGCGTCAGCATCCTCCCAGCACAAGATGCAGGACATCACTCCGAGCCTGGACCGAACCCGCAGCAAATACCCCACCTGCAGAGCTTGTGGTCCTTCGCTGCCAGCACAGACGTGGCTTTGTGGAGTCCCAGCCTGGAGAATGCCGTGTAGAAGGTGAGGGTGACATCACTGAGGCCACTGAGCCCATCAACACGGTCGTAGACATTCTCCCAGTATGCCTTCAGGGCTGGTGTGTTGGGGGGGTAGCTGCCATAGAGATGCGTGTCCAGGATCTCCAGCACCTCCTGATTCACTGTTGACTCAAACTTGCGGGCGAAGAAGGTGGGTCTGGAGAGTTGCTGGAAGAGCAGAGGCATTTCAGACGGTGTTGGCTGCAGCCACTCTGCCCTCCTGCCTCAGCAGGGCggctgggagggaggcagaCCAGGAAGAAACATGCTGGGACACATCCTGCCCCCCTTGAGGGCACAGGCTAAGGAGCAGCAAACCACAGTCAGCCTCTATGTGGGATCCTCTAAGGCAGGATCAGTGGGAGCATACAGTATGCTTACTGGTGATGCAGATGGGTTCCCATctctcccactgcctccccCTTTCTGTGCTCAGAAGCAGCCATGTGTCATCTAGCTCCTTTGCTGCAATCTCTGTTCAGATGGGCCGGCACCCTCCGGAGCCGCTGTGGAGCCCTGACGAGGCCTGGCCACATGGCACAGCTTGCAGGATCAGGGCCCTGCACTATATAAGCCCAGGACTGGTGGAAAATCCTGCTAACCTCTCTTTTCAGGGCTGGGTGTGTCACCCCAAACCTCCCTTCTCAGTCTGCAGCCCTATGCACCAGGAGCATTGCAGACTGTTTGTCACAAGGCATTTTGTCCTGCCAAAGACAGGCAAGACAGCACTCCGAAGGGCTTTTACTGAAAAGGTATTTGCCCCAAGTGACAGGTCTGCAGGGAAAATGGGAGAGAAATAGGAAGAGGAGCAGTGTTACAAGCAAAAGCCTGACTTCTGGGCAGGACAGTCAGCATAATCCTGCTGCCCAAGTGCTTACAGATACATCTGTGCTAAGCCCTGGGGAGCCAGcccttgcagggctggggtgaggCTCATGGTGGCAGGCACAGCACTGGCGTTGCACCCAGGGGTGCACTGAGAGGAGAGAGAcggggaggggagagagcaggaggagaaaggatGATCTTTTTCACCTGTAGCCGCAGGAAGTCCTGAGGTTTGAAGTCATTTGGGGAGCACCCGCACCAGTCGACTATGTGTTTATATTGGCACTTACAGCCCAGCTTCCGGTTCCAGTTGGTCACTCGGAGGTTGTTATCGACCAGCGTCTCGCAGGCGTGACTGTTCTCCAGGACCGTGTGGAAGAAGGACTGTGCATGGTAGAGAAAGTACAGGACACCCAGTGGGGACAGAGGACCGGTGTTTAACAGAGACCCCTGACCCCTCACTCACAGACAGAACTCGATTGCTCCTGAACATAACCtacccctgctcccagcaccagggCAACACCTAAGGGCCCAGGCTGTGTGCCCACACCGGTCCTTATCTGGCCCAGAGGAGTGTCTGGACCTAAAACAAGGTGGGATATAAACATGACCCTTGGCCTGTCTGCTTATTTCTCCCATCTTTCATACCTGGGTCTGGACAAAGGGGAGGCATAAAGCTGCCTGAGGAGAACCAGCAGCCCTTCACAGCTATCCAGGGCAGGGATGAAGCAGGACAGAGATGTTAAGTACAGTGGGAAGAAAATCCAGCCTGTGCCCTGCAGCTAGCACCCACCTCAGCTGGCAGGAGCGTGTAGGTGTAGAACTGGCGCAGCTGGGACACCAGCTGGTCATCAGCATAGACCACGTACTCCACGAAGCTGCGCGTCAGCGAGAACCAGTCAGATCCTCCGTCTACCACGATGCCCTCAGGGATGTGGCGCTCGCCCAGCCGCCACATGTGGGAGTCACACTCATGGAACAAGCGGTCCAGGCCCTGCTTCTTGATAAATCtgggcacagggatggggatgagTGGTTAGGAGCATCAGTCACTTTGCTGGGTGCAGCTACATCCAGaacatcccccctgccccagctgtttcagttcttttctgaCATCcctcctttttctgttccttcagctcagctctgcccctAGCTGGGATTACCTGGCGTTGTCTCGGCCATGAGACTTCAGGAAGTTCTTATCTCGGTATTTGGACAGGAACATCACGAGCTCCTCATTGGTCCTGAGGTGCAAATAAGAAAGCATTAATGACCCCCAGGGTAAAGCAGCGCAGGAAACATTCACAGTGCAAAAGTCATCAGACGCAAGGAGCCTAAAACTGCTTGGTGGGTGCCAACTCAGTCCCTTATCCCATTGCTGGGGAGACACAGATGTGGCCTCTCTGCTGTCTGGTGCCTCACATGCATGCTCCCCTGCAACAGTCAGattgcaggaaaaaacagcCTCCGAGGCACTGGCTGGGTTCCTCTGCAGAGGTGGGACCAGCCAAGCCCTGGAGCATCATCACCAGCACGTGGGTGCAATCTCCAACCCCATCTTCTcgcagctccctgctcctccctgccaCTCCCTTccaaggctgctgcagcatcatGCAGCCCAAACACCATCATCCTCCCCTACCCCACCAAGGTACTCACCTCGTGGGGTAGTCAGTGGCACTCAAATTGATGAAGAAGTCCCAgggccattcagccagttccaGCAGGTCCTTCATGCTACGCAGGTACATCTTCAGCAGGCTGGCACCTCCCCAAATGGTCACCATGCGCCAGGGTGTCACACGGATGTTGGGGTAGTGTTGCGCCAGCTCCACCGCCTCGCGATGGAGGTAGTTGGAGCGCTGCCAGGGAACACAGCTAATGTTCAGCAGGCAGTTTGTCTTCCCAGGTGCCTGTCCTCcttgccaccagcccagggtgagCCTTAACAACAGCCTCCACAGGAGGGGAGCAGCAAGACAAGACTGCTCTGGGCAGCGGGGATTGATCCTGCCTCCCTGGGGTTGCAGAAATAGTGGTGGGAGGCTCAAAGCTCCACCAGCAGCAAGGACAAACCTTACCCAGCCATCTcctctgctcaccacccaccCATGCCCCAGCTCTGCATCCTGTCCCAGTGACTGATCCAGGCACCGTTAGCACCCACCTCCCCTCGCCCCTGCCACATACCTTATCCACATGGATGTAGAAGAAGTGCTGCTGGTGGTACACAGCCTTGATGAGCCGCTTCAGCTGGCGAATGGCCCTGCCGTGCACAACCAGCATGTAGGCGATGCGCACAGGCTTGCTGGGGGGCACCTGCTGCAGTCGGCTCTCATCCCACTGGATGACAGGGCTGACCTTGCCTGTGCGGGGAGAGAGAGGGCTGTCAGCCGCCTGAAGCCCTGGCACCCACCACCTGGAGCTCCTGATAAACCAGGGAGACCTGAGCAAAGTGTGGGACAGCAGGGAAGAGCTCAGCCTCAGGCAAACCCCATCAGCACAGCCCAAActggctgcagtgccagggcacGGTGGTGCAAGCAGGCCCTTGCATTTAATTGACAGGGCTGCGTAAGGAAAGGGGAGCTGTCCTCTGGCCCCTCACAACAGAAGGTGCAGCTGGGCCTGGCTCTGACCTCCACAGGTTGGGATGAATAGCCCAGCTTAAGGAGGCTGGCACCGCTTTGATTGGATTACAGAGGCAGCAGTAATCTGGGAATCAGTGACAGATTGAGGCCACTTTTTGCCAGGTAGGACAGTTTGGTGACAAAGGTGACCCATGTGCCTGGCTGGGATATATCCCTGATGCCCAAGACAACCAGGAGCACCTCAGCAGGACTCACCTGAGAGCTGGCAGTGGCGAGGCACAGACTGGGGCATGAGGCTGCCAGCCCGATGCAGACAGACCACATTGGCAATCTCCTGTTGGCATTGCTTGCTGCTGGCCCGGGCCAGCGCCGAGAGGGCATCCTTGCCCGTGATTTCGCACTTGGGGGTGAAGCTGTTCTCGGTGGGCTGGGGAGCCCCCTCCACACTGCCTGTGTCACCCTGCTGGAAAACGGCCAGCTGGGCCTCCCCACGCAGCTCTGTCAGGTTCCTCCGGCTGGAGGAGTCTGGTGCAGATGGTAGCCTCCGTCCTGGTTTGTGTCTCACAGTGACAGCTCTCACCACTTTGGATACCAGTGCCCCAGGGCCATCCAGCCGTCCCCGCCACCGCCCATGCTTCCGGCTGGCACTGCCCCGGCGCCCGGCAGAGCTGTCCGAGTCCTTGGAGCCATCGCTGCTCTCAGGCAACCTGGCTTTTTTCTGCCGCTCCTGTTCCAGTTCCAGGTGGATGCAGAAGAGAGAACAGACAGCATTAACTTGTGCCTGCTTCCCCCCAGCTCTGTCAGCACTCTCCCTGGAGCATCCCTCTTGCCCCCCATTTGCAGAGCCCAGTGCTCTCAGTCCTCACAGagctcagtgctgcaggagcagcaggtgcTCCAGGAGCAGCCACTGTGCAGCAAAGGACGTTACACCACACAACCGCCATTTAAAACTCCAAGCTAAGACCCCACAGCACCTCCTGGCATGGTCCTGGTGTACCCCTCATAGGGACAGCCCCCAATATGCCAGCAACGGACACCTTGATTTGCAGACCCCACCATCACAGCACCCCAGACACACAAAGAGGGTCCTTGCGCTCTGCTGTCAGGCTTGCTGCATGACAAAATGGCCAAGGTTGGTTGTGTCTGCACCAGCCACCCTCCGGGGTCCTGTGTGGGCAGATAAGCGCACGGATGCTCTGGCTGGTGGTGGCGATTTTAACAGGAGGCAAACGGAccagctcttccctgccatAACCACACAATGagtccaagcccagcacatTCATCTGGGAGCTGGAGTCCCAGGTGGCTGCAGTCTCTGGGGCTAAAAGCACTGGAGAGGCACTGAACAAggtcctgcctcctgcccacaCCCCCTTCCCTGAGCCTTGGCTCCCCATGCCGAGCTGAAGCAGGCACTGTGATCGCCAGCTTCTCTAGAAATCCCTTTAACAAACCCTCCCACCGAGCCAAGCGGATGTGTAAAGGGAGCAGTTAATTATGCTTCGTTACCTCTGCCAGGCTGGCTGATGAGCAGAAACGAGTCAGCCTTGGGGAAAGCAGAGAGTTGGGAAGTTTGGATGCCTGCAAGAACCATACTCACGGGGAAGAACTTTCCCAGCGAGTGGTGCCCGTGGGGCCGGGGCCATGTGCCCCCAGCACACCGCAGGCACTCCCAGctgacaggcaggcaggcagcaaggcAGCTGCCCGCTCCAGCCAGACCTCCCTGGGCTGTCTCACAACACCCCCCAAACCCTGCCTGCCCAGACTCCATGCCAGGCactgcaggaggcagcaaggCACATCAGGGGCTGTTCCTGGGCAGATGCTTCACAAGGACAACAGGACCGAATCAGCCCCCTGCACAAGCCCCACTGTGGGTGCTGGTAAGGTCATGGCCAGGAGAAACCATGCCATGCAAAGGCTGGAAAGCATCTGGCAAGATCTGCCCACTCTGCAGACCCTGAACTACCCGTGTTGTGGCACAGCCTGCAAACCATGGCTACCCAGGAAGAGGCCAAGCCATCGCTTAACTTCTGAGGGGCTGGCATCAGCAAGGATCAGTCGAGCCTTCTTCCGCCCAGACTGGCGTCACAGGCGGCCCGAGACAGGCGGCAAACCGTTCATTAGTCACCACGCAGGACCATCTGTTCAAGCATTATAAACctattttctgtgctgagaaTCACAGGAGCGGAGAGTCAGGAGGTGACAAGCAAGGAGCGAGTCTCTTCCGTGGGCTCAGCCCTGTTTCCTGCAGGAAGAGACGCAGCAGCCCCGCTCgcaccctctgctccccagcgcACCTGGCTTTGGGGACAGACCCACGCAATGCCCACCCTCCATTACAGTCTGCTCATCCCCCTGGAAGGAGCCCTGTTCCCTGCTCACAAGCATGACCAGCTGCCTTCCCCTGTAGTGAAGTGGGTAGAAGCATCGCCAGCCTTTCCAGAGCTGCCAGCTAACAAACTCAATGGGTTCTAATTACCACACCACAGCAGAGCAATCCCTTcacccagcctggcagggaatGGCTCTGGCCACATAGCTCTGCTGTATTTAAGACTTGTGTGCAGGACTTCTGGCGAGGCTCCCTGTCCCCCTCCTCCCAACACACACAAATGACTCCAGGCACCAGCCAGAGGCCACTTCTCCCATCCTGCCTCCCCCAATGTGACACTGCGGTCCCCATAGTGCCATGGAACTGTGGGTCAGGTATCTACCTGCAcccaccccatcccagcacagatCCAACTGTGCCGACATCTCCAAGCTCTGCCATTGTGAGGAGCAGAGCTAACAGCATCTGGTGTCCTGCAGGATTCCCCCTCTGGCTGACAGACTCTGGTGTCTGTCACATATGAGCACCCATCAGGCAAAACTGGTACCAAAATGTTCCAGTCAGCACACCAATCTGGATGCCTGATTGACAATTGCAGCAGCCAAGCCTTTAACCTCACAATTAAAATGGCTGGAGACAGCCCCCTAAAACCAAGCTCTTTaggtggaaaaataaaaatcaagaaatctCAGCAAAGCTGGAAGGTGTTTCGTAGGAAGCTtctctggcagctgcagcacacgGAGGACACCAACACACAGGCCCCAGCGACGTGCTGACTCCTGTCTTGAAGGAGAGAGATAGGAGGTGAAGTGGGGGTAGAGATGGGACTGGGCTAAAACACTTCTCCCAAGCGACAGATCCTCTTCCCCACCCATGAGGACACTTTGCAGTTTGCATTTTCCTGGTGCCAGCTCCACGGGAGTCCAAGCGCCCCAGGAAGCTCATACACTTGCTCAGGAGCTGTCAGTGTCACCGTGATGGAGGCAGAATCGCTTTGGTCCCTCAAGCTCCCACTTTTGTGTGCAGACAGGCTCACGCTCTCTGTGGTGGGGATGCCGTCAGCTAAGGGCTAGGTATCAATGGGAATTTCCTCTCCTATCAGTGAGTTTGGACAGGGATTGTGGTGTTTGATCCCAGTGGAATGAGATAATTTGGCTTCCTGGAGGTAGGAAACTCAGTCTTGACCTGGTGGATGGAGACTGATCCAGGTTCTGCTGGTCTGCATGCCATAAAGCATCTGCTTGGTGAATACAGGGAGACTGCAGGACCCTGAGACTGGGCTTGGAAAGAGAAGTGACGTGATCCAAGTGGCACAGCCTTCTCAAGGAGGGTTGGACTGGTGGCTCTGATGTGGCTCAAGCCTGTCACAGGGCGGCTAGCAGTCAGTGCTGCTGGTGCAAGACGGGTTTACAACCTGCTCTGGTGAAAGGCAAAGATCCTAAGTCTCTGCTCAGCTCACACCAGGGATGGAGACTGCCAGGGAGGGGAAATTCATCCCTCCCCtatgaagggaggaaaaggaaaccaGCAGGCTTTGAAGAACGAGGCAAGACAGAGAAGGGGGCTGCCAGCAGAGATAAGAGCAGCCCTTCTGGGAAGACCTGGGCAgcgcaggcagctgccagcccagcatcCAAGTGCTGCTGATGCCCCAGCTGAAGGCACTAGTCTGGAGTGCTCACCCAAACCCAGGTGCTCCATGGCATTTGCAAGACTCTcgtctccctttctctctccactGCAAGTCCCAGCCCATTTGTGGTGGGGACAAGCCAGGTTAGAGCTGTGTCCATTAGCAGGAACAAGCCATTTACTCTGGCAATTAAGAGATCCCAAGTTTCCCCAAATCCTTACACGCCTGCAAGGTCAGGCTCTCCTGGGAGGGTTCCTCCAGCTTTACCAGAAATGCCCCAGGGGAACAGTGGCTCCTCCAGGTCTGGCCAAAATCAGAAGCTGCAGTAGGGTGCAGAAGCCAACAGTTTTGCCATTTTATAAGAAATAATGGACTTTTCCCAGCTTGCTAATGTGTTTGGGCTGTTCACAAAGTTCAGGATGGTTCTTGCCTTCCCCGAAGAAGCTTGTCCATTTCCAAGCCCTGGAGtcagggctgctggtggtgaaCCATGCCCTCTCCAGATGAGAGGGCCTATGGCCAAACCTGTCAGCTACCCGGCTCACTTTTGGGAAGAGACATGAGCAAACCAGGCAAGGACTGAGGCAGAACAAGCCAACCCAGGAGGCAGTGCAaggcaggagcagaaaaaaGTAGACAAGCAGTGCAGGGTGGTGCATAGGGAAGGGGAAGCCAGTACCAGTGAAGTGATTTGATCAAGgtcagaaaaggggaaggggcagctggGCATTCCTGGCTGCCAGATCTGTTTGCACCCATGCTCCCAGTGCTTCCAAATTGCAGGCAACTCCATGTCCTCTCTCCTCACTGCATTTACTCTCTGGTTCTGTTTGGCGGTGGGCGTACAGCAGCACACGAGGGTGCTCACAGCCATTCCCAATGGCCCAAGAGGAGGCCTGGGAATTAATCTGCTAAGTGGTCACTTAGAGACTTCCCTCCCTGCAAGGGGCTGCCCAGTTCCCCTTCTCACCTCTTTGCTCTCAGGGAAAACTTCCTAGTCCTGTGAAAAGACCTGCTGACCACAGTACGGGGTTACCCTCCACACCATGAAGGCACTCCATGATGCAGAGGGGAAGCTCTCATCCCTCCAGGGATTCCCATCTCTCACCTCATGGCCACTGGCTTTGCTCTCCCACAGCTACCACGCTCACCCCATGCCTGCCCCTGCAGAGCTCCCAGCTTTCACTGCATGCTGTCCCTGCCAAACCTGGCTTCACCATCGTCACATAGCGGCTTGCCGGCAGCCTGCACAGAGTCCCTACAGCCCCTACAAGCACAAGGGTCCTGCCCAAGATGAGGGGCTCCAGTGCCACACAGACATTCGCCAAAGAAGCCCATACAGGGACTCTCAGCCCTTCCCCAATGCTCCTGGAGAAGCCCAGATGCAGTGGGCCTGGACATGGTCCAGGCAGCtcacaacaaataaataaattctgatAAGCAACCTAGAGGTCAAGAGCTTTGTTTGAAGGTGGTAGCAATGTGTCCTCAATACCTGCTCCGTCTCTGACCTTGGGCAAACACCTTTGCCAgcccatgcctcagtttccccacagATAAAATAAGAGGTGATGCCTTTTGCCTTAGCAGAGCCTTCTGGTACAAAGACAACAGAGGAGTGCAAAAGGCCCTCACAGCCTTGCACTTCACAGGGATATCCCTGACCAGACCAGCTAAACAGGAGCTGCCACAAACTTCCTGAGCTGCTGCGTGTGCTCTCCCCAGCTCTCTGAATTCCTTTACGTTTCCATACTTTATGGCTTGGGCATCACTGACCCCAGCCTCCTGCAATGCCTCTCAGACCACAGCGAAGGACAAgacccctgctccagcctcccaCGGTCCCCACCCCACGCCAGACCCCAACCGACACCCCCTGGGCCACAGGGTCACCTCCTCGGGTGCTGTGACCCCACGCTGCTGCAGCCAGACCCCCACAGAGGTGACAGCccgctgcccacccccagccaccccccctAAGGAGCCTAGGGCCTGTGGGACCCCGCCGggacccccacacccccaggaACACCGTCCCGGGACAGGGCCTcgccagccccacacagacacccggggaggaggggggcacCCCCTtcgtgtcccctcccagccccagagcaAGGGGACACACCACCCCCACAGGCACTGAACCCCGAAGGACCCTCACCCCAAGGGCCTCCCACCCCCAAGagccccctcccagcacacacTACCCCCCCggacccacccccaccccgggccCCCCGCCCACTCCAAGCCCCTCACCGCctcccctgtcccccccccgccctgtcacccccacagcccctgcatCGTCCCCCTACCCCACTCAGCTCCCCCGGCCCCCTCACAGCCCCCCCGGCTCCCTCACggctcccccggccccctcACGGCCCCCCCGGCTCCCTCACGGCCCCTCACGGCCCCCCCGGCTCCCTCACGGCGCCCTCACAGCCCCCCGGCAGGCCCCGGGCCGCCGGGccggccccccccccgcggcgcACCTCGGCCGGTCCCTCCTCGTCGAGGCCGGCGGAGCTCCAGAGAACGAGCCCCTGGAGCAGGAGGATGGCGAGGGCCGTGGCCACCGCCAGCCGGTACCGCCGCGCCAGCTtccgcgcccgcccgccggccaCCATCGTCACGGCCGCTCCGCCGCGCCAGGGCGGGCTGCACCGCCGCGCGCCTCCCGCGCGCACGcgccaggggcagggggcggggccgggggcgcggagctggcggggggggcggcccggcggggactgcggggcgggaggggcggggcggggggggcgcgcGCGCGCAAGTGTGCACTGGGCTGGGTGTGCAatgcgtgtgcatgtgtgcgcTGGGCTGGGTGTGTGGTCATGCATGTGTGTGCCGTGTGTGCAACgcctgtgtgtgtatgcactGGGCTCTGTGTGTGGTCATGCATGTGTGTGCCGTGTGTGCAATGCCTGTGCATGTGTGCACTGGAGCATGCATCTGTGTGTATGTCCCCTGGGCTCGATTTGTGgtcatgcatgtgtgtgcagtgctgtgcatgtgtgcacCAGGCTGTGCATGCGtgtggttgtgtgtgtgtgcatgcatgcactgGGGCGTGTGTACGTGTACAGCATGCGCGTCcctctgtgtaagcactggGGTGTGTCTGTGTTCAAGCATGTCTGTGTCGTGTGCAGGCCTGTGTGAGCACtggggtgtgcatgtgtgtgtatctaCATGCTAGAGTGTGTGCgggtgtgtttgtgtgcatgtgcgCCTGGGTATGCATCAGtgagtgtgtgcatgcatatggttctgtgtgcatgtgtgcactGGAATGTATCTGCATGTCCGCAGCagggtgtgcatgtgtgcatcgCAGTGCCCATGTTCATGTAGTCATGTGCAGCAGGGGGTGCGTGTGGTTCTGCATGTGTGCCCTCAGGTGTCCATGTGCTTGTGAGCAGCACAGTGTACATTGCTTCTGCATGTGTGCACCAGGTTCTGCATGTGCGCACTGGGTTGCATGTGTGCTTGTGCATGCTGGGGTACGCATGGGCATGTGTGCACTGCAGTGTGTGCCTGTGTCCATGTGTGGGTGCACACTGGGGTACAGCTATATGTGCACGCCGGGGTGCACACGTATGCATTTACATGCACTGGGGTGTGCCTCAGGATGCGTGTGTAAACCTGTGCGGGTGTGCTCTGGGCACTTCTGTGCATGCGTGTGTGAGCACAGGGGCTTGTATAGGAGCACATTCATATGTGTGCATTGGGGTGTAGGGCTGTGCATGCACTGGTGAGTGCATGTTGGTGTACAGGCACCTGCCTGTGAgcacgtgtgtgtgcacaggcacaTCCCTGTGAGCTGGGGGGCACAGAAGGTGCTGGTGCCCCTCGTGGGGgagcctgctctgtgctggccatgggtgctgggctccccgggTCCCTCGCAGCCAGCTGGGGGCTGTACAGGGGGCCCGGTGCCCTCGCCGGGTGCTCACAGCTCCGCTGCTGTCCACGCACGGTGTGCAAGGGCCTTGCTGACCGTcagggagcccccagccccacggtgCTGCTCGGGGGGCTCTCACCAGCCAGGGGCAGCACCAGGCTCCCCCTCGGGCAGAGGAAACTTCCCAGGTGCCGGGGGGTGACACCAAGTTTGCTGCTATCCCAGAGCCACAGGATCGTGGGAGCGAGAGC contains these protein-coding regions:
- the XYLT2 gene encoding xylosyltransferase 2, with amino-acid sequence MVAGGRARKLARRYRLAVATALAILLLQGLVLWSSAGLDEEGPAEERQKKARLPESSDGSKDSDSSAGRRGSASRKHGRWRGRLDGPGALVSKVVRAVTVRHKPGRRLPSAPDSSSRRNLTELRGEAQLAVFQQGDTGSVEGAPQPTENSFTPKCEITGKDALSALARASSKQCQQEIANVVCLHRAGSLMPQSVPRHCQLSGKVSPVIQWDESRLQQVPPSKPVRIAYMLVVHGRAIRQLKRLIKAVYHQQHFFYIHVDKRSNYLHREAVELAQHYPNIRVTPWRMVTIWGGASLLKMYLRSMKDLLELAEWPWDFFINLSATDYPTRTNEELVMFLSKYRDKNFLKSHGRDNARFIKKQGLDRLFHECDSHMWRLGERHIPEGIVVDGGSDWFSLTRSFVEYVVYADDQLVSQLRQFYTYTLLPAESFFHTVLENSHACETLVDNNLRVTNWNRKLGCKCQYKHIVDWCGCSPNDFKPQDFLRLQQLSRPTFFARKFESTVNQEVLEILDTHLYGSYPPNTPALKAYWENVYDRVDGLSGLSDVTLTFYTAFSRLGLHKATSVLAAKDHKLCRFEPRGFPSSVHLYFYDDRFQGYLVMQEVQNSATGQAESLEVWMMPQGALKLASHGGQANRLQNLEVGTEWDPKERLFRNFGGLMGPFDEPVAMQKWSRGPNLTATVVWIDPTYVIATSYDITVDAEAEFTQYKPPLNRPLRPGIWTVRLLQFWEPLGESQFLVVPQTFNRKQPLRKDDSNWLHGGPPRNEYMEQSFQGLGGILNLPRSEEAEEDAVQKAQLTGKALEDWADSTISAFWSVADVCVGSPSACTALETCSKTSWSSLSPDPKSELGPVKPDGRLR